Proteins encoded together in one Panthera uncia isolate 11264 chromosome A2, Puncia_PCG_1.0, whole genome shotgun sequence window:
- the STAB1 gene encoding stabilin-1 isoform X1, with translation MAGPRGLLLLCLLAFCLAGSSFTRGQKVRSRRCDVKTKFVMRIPCTMCPAIKRRMCPPGWLRELPEKISQDCRYEVQLGDSLMSMSGCSMECWKDVVEKACCPGYWGSQCYEGPGGAETPCNGRGTCLDGIDGNGTCVCQENFSGSSCQECQDPSRFGPNCQSVCSCVHGVCNHGPLGDGSCLCFAGYTGPRCDQELPVCQALNCPQNSQCSAEAPACSCLPGHTQQGRECRAPNPCQPSPCSPLAQCSVSPTGQAQCRCPKDYHGDGTVCLPHDPCTINHGGCPINSTVCLYLRSGKASCQCKPGLVSINHNASAGCFAYCFPHSCDRSATCQVTSDGKTSCVCKEGEVGDGRACYGHLLHEIQKASQLGVVFLRLRVTLAMLDQGCREILTTSGPFTVLVPSLSSVFSRTMNASVARQLCKQHIVAGQHILEELGTQQTRRWWTLDGQELTVTFNHFMQKYTYKYKEHPQQTFTIQKANYPAANGVFHLVTALQWQPPPELPEDPKRTIGQILASTEAFSRFETILENCGLPSILDGPGPFTVFVPSNEAVDMLRDGRLIYLFTAGLSKLQELVKYHIYSHGQLTIEKLISKGRVLTMANQVLAVNISEEGRILLGPEGVPLRRVDVLAANGVIHMLEGVLLPPTILPILPKHCNEEQYKIVAGSCVDCQALNTSMCPPNSMKLDIFPKECVYTHDPTGLNVLKKGCAHYCNQTILKPGCCKGFFGPDCIQCPGGFSNPCYGKGTCSDGVRGNGACLCFPDYKGIACHICSNPNKHGDRCQEDCGCVHGLCDNRPGSGGVCQRGTCAPGFSGHFCNESSVNCGPTERAQSCHLHARCVSQGGVTRCVCLDGFEGDGFSCTPSNPCSHPDRGGCSENAECVPGALGNHHCTCHKGWSGDGRVCVAIDECELDVRGGCHADALCSYVGPGQSRCTCKLGFAGDGYVCSPIDPCRAGNGGCHDLATCQAVGGGQRVCTCPSGYGGDGFNCYGDIFRELEANAHFSVFYQWIKSAGITLPTDSRVTALVPSESAIRRLSPEDQAFWLQPRMLPHLVRAHFLQGALSEEELARLAGQDVATLSPTTRWEIHNISGRVWVQNASMDVADLLATNGVLHVLSQVLLPPRGDALHGQGLLQQLDSVPAFHLFRELLQHHRLVPQIEAATAYTIFVPTNRSLEAQGNSSILDADTVRHHVILGEALSTESLQKGGHRNSLLGPAHWLVFYNHSGQPEVNHMPLEGPVLEAPGRSLFGLSGVLTVGSSRCLHSHAESLREKCINCTRKFRCTQGFQLENTPRKSCVYRSGYSFSRGCSYTCAKKIQVPDCCPGFFGTLCEPCPGGLGGVCSGHGQCQDRLLGSGECHCHEGFHGTACEMCELGRYGPTCAGVCDCAHGLCQEGLQGDGSCVCHAGWQGPRCDQKISGPQCPKKCDPNANCVQDSATAPACVCAAGYSGDGVHCSEVDPCARDHGGCSPHANCTKVAPGQRTCTCQDGYTGDGELCQEVNSCLIHHGGCHMHAECIPTGPQQVSCSCREGYSGDGIRTCELLDPCSQSNGGCSPYAVCKSTGDGQRTCTCDAAHTVGDGFTCRARVGLELLRDRHASFFSLHLLEYKELKGDGPFTVFVPRADLMSNLSQDELAPIRAHRQLVFRYHVVGCRQLRSQELLDEGYVTTLSGHTLRIHEREGSIYLNDFARVVSSDHEAVNGVLHFIDQVLLPPDVLYWKPDVAPVLRRNVTAAAESFGYKIFSGLVKVAGLLPLLQDAAHRPLTMLWPTDSALQALPPDRQAWLYHEDHRDKLAAILRGHVIRNIEALASDLPNLGPLRTMHGTPISFSCSRVRPGELTVGEEDARIMQRHLPFEGGLAYGIDQLLEPPGLGARCDRFETRPLRLKICSICGLEPPCPEGSREQGSPETCWRYYSKFWTSPPLHSLALRSIWARSSLWGQPQGLGRGCHRNCVTTTWKPSCCPGHYGSECRACPGGASSPCGGHGVCMDGMSGSGQCQCHSRFTGTACELCASGAFGPQCQACRCTSHGRCDEGLGGSGSCFCDEGWTGPSCEVQLKLQPVCAPPCAPEAACRAGNSCECGLGYEGDGRSCTVADLCGDGRGGCSEHATCSQAGTVVTCTCLPAYEGDGWSCRTRDPCADGHRGGCSEHADCLNTGPNTRRCVCHAGYVGDGLQCLEEPEPPVDRCLGQPPPCHVDAVCTDLHFQEKQAGVFHLQAPSGPYGLNFSEAEAACGAQGAVLASLPQLSAAQKLGFHLCRVGWLANGSAAHPVVFPAADCGGGQVGVISLGLRKNHSERWDTYCYREQDVACRCRQGFVGDGTSVCNGKLLDVLAATANFSTFYGMLLGYANATPRGLDFLDFLDDELTYKTLFVPVNEGFVDNMTLSGPDLELHASNTTFLSTNASQDTVLPAHSGLSLFFSAVGPDNNSWGPVAPGAVVVSHVVVWDIMAFNGIIHALARPLLAPLQPQAVVAPEGPPVVAGVGAVVAAGALLGLVAGAFYLRARGQATGFGFSTFQAEDDAENDFSPWQEGTSPTLVSVPNPVFGSPDAFCEPFDDSLLEEDFPDTQRILTVK, from the exons ATGGCAGGGCCCCGGGGCCTCCTCCTGCTCTGCCTCCTGGCCTTCTGCCTAGCAGGCTCCAGCTTCACCAGGGGGCAGAAG GTGCGGTCCAGACGCTGCGATGTGAAGACCAAGTTTGTCATGCGCATACCCTGCACCATGTGCCCCGCCATTAAGAGGCGGATGTGCCCCCCAGGCTGGCTTCGGGAGTTACCAGAGAAGATCTCACAGGACTGCCG CTACGAGGTGCAGCTGGGGGACTCTTTGATGTCTATGAGCGGCTGCAGCATGGAGTGCTGGAAGGACGTGGTGGAGAAGGCCTGTTGCCCCGGCTACTGGGGATCCCAGTGTTATG aggGTCCTGGGGGTGCTGAGACTCCGTGTAATGGCCGTGGGACCTGCCTGGATGGCATAGACGGGAACGGGACCTGTGTGTGCCAG GAAAACTTCAGTGGCTCCTCCTGCCAGGAGTGCCAAGACCCCAGCCGATTTGGGCCCAACTGCCAGTCAG TGTGCAGCTGTGTTCATGGCGTGTGCAACCATGGGCCACTTGGAGATGGAAGCTGCCTGTGTTTTGCTGGATACACCGGACCCCGCTGTGACCAAG AGCTGCCAGTCTGCCAGGCCCTGAATTGTCCCCAGAACTCCCAGTGCTCTGCAGAGGCCCCTGCCTGCAGCTGCCTCCCGGGCCACACCCAGCAGGGCAGAGAATGTAGAG CCCCTAATCCCTGCCAGCCATCGCCCTGTTCCCCACTGGCCCAGTGCTCGGTGAGCCCCACGGGGCAGGCACAGTGTCGCTGCCCCAAGGACTACCACGGTGACGGGACGGTGTGTCTGCCCCATGACCCGTGCACCATCAACCATGGTGGCTGCCCCATCAACTCCACCGTGTGTCTATACCTGAGATCAGGCAAG GCCTCCTGCCAGTGTAAGCCAGGCTTGGTCAGCATCAATCACAATGCCTCTGCGGGCTGCTTTGCCTACTGTTTCCCTCATTCCTGCGACCGGTCAGCCACCTGTCAGGTGACCTCCGATGGGAAGACCAG CTGTGTGTGCAAGGAGGGTGAGGTAGGGGATGGGCGTGCCTGCTATGGACACCTGCTCCATGAGATACAGAAGGCCAGCCAGCTGGGTGTGGTGTTCCTGCGGCTGAGAGTCACCCTGGCCATGTTGG ACCAGGGCTGCCGCGAGATCCTCACCACATCGGGCCCATTTACCGTGCTGGTACCGTCCCTCTCGTCTGTCTTCTCCAGGACCATGAAC GCGTCCGTTGCCCGGCAGCTCTGCAAACAGCACATCGTAGCAGGACAGCACATCCTGGAGGAATTGGGGACCCAGCAGACACGCAGGTGGTGGACACTGGATGGGCAGGAGCTCACCGTCACTTTCAATCACTTCATG CAGAAGTACACATACAAGTACAAAGAGCACCCCCAGCAAACATTCACCATCCAAAAGGCCAACTACCCGGCAGCCAACGGTGTCTTCCACTTGGTCACTGCTCTGCAGTGGCAGCCCCCACCAGAGCTCCCTGAGGACCCCAAG AGAACCATCGGCCAGATCCTTGCCTCTACTGAGGCCTTCAGCCGGTTTGAAACCATCCTGGAG AACTGTGGGCTACCCTCCATCCTGGATGGGCCTGGGCCATTCACAGTGTTTGTCCCAAGCAACGAGGCTGTGGATATGTTGCGTGATGGCCGTCTGATCTACCTCTTCACAGCA GGTCTGTCGAAACTACAGGAGCTGGTAAAGTACCACATCTACAGCCATGGGCAG CTGACCATTGAGAAGCTCATCTCCAAGGGTCGGGTCCTCACCATGGCAAACCAGGTCCTGGCTGTGAATATCTCTGAGGAG GGGCGCATCCTGCTGGGACCCGAGGGGGTGCCACTACGGAGAGTGGACGTGCTGGCTGCCAATGGCGTGATCCACATGCTGGAGGGTGTCCTGCTGCCCCCGACCATCCTGCCCATCCTGCCTAAGCACTGCAACGAGGAGCAGTACAAGATCGTGGCG GGCTCCTGTGTGGACTGCCAAGCCCTGAACACCAGCATGTGCCCCCCCAACAGCATGAAGCTG GACATCTTCCCCAAGGAGTGTGTCTACACCCATGACCCTACTGGGCTCAACGTCCTGAAGAAAGGCTGCGCTCACTACTGCAACCAGACTATCCTG AAACCTGGCTGCTGCAAAGGGTTTTTTGGGCCTGACTGTATACAGTGTCCTGGGGGCTTCTCCAACCCCTGCTATGGCAAAGGCACC TGCAGCGACGGGGTCCGGGGCAACGGGGCCTGCCTCTGCTTCCCAGACTACAAAGGCATCGCCTGCCACATCTGCTCTAACCCAAACAAGCATGGAGACCGGTGCCAGGAAG ACTGTGGCTGCGTCCACGGTCTCTGTGACAACCGTCCAGGCAGTGGGGGTGTGTGCCAGCGTGGCACGTGTGCCCCAGGCTTCAGCGGCCACTTCTGCAATGAGTCCTCTGTGAACTGTGGGCCCACGGAACGGGCCCAGAGCTGCCACCTGCACGCCCGCTGTGTTAGCCAGGGAGGCGTTACCAG GTGCGTCTGTCTCGATGGCTTCGAGGGTGATGGCTTCTCCTGTACACCCAGCAACCCCTGCTCCCACCCAGACCGTGGTGGCTGCTCAGAAAAT GCTGAGTGtgtccctggggccctgggcaaCCACCACTGCACATGCCACAAAGGCTGGAGCGGGGACGGCCGTGTCTGTGTGGCCATCGACGAGTGTGAGCTGGATGTGAGAGGTGGTTGTCACGCCGACGCCCTCTGCAGCTACGTGGGACCTGGGCAG AGCCGGTGCACCTGCAAGCTGGGATTCGCAGGGGATGGCTATGTGTGCAGTCCTATTGACCCCTGCCGGGCAGGCAACGGTGGCTGCCATGACCTG GCCACCTGCCAAGCAGTGGGGGGAGGCCAGCGGGTCTGCACATGCCCCTCTGGCTATGGGGGTGATGGCTTCAACTGCTACGGAGACATCTTCCGG gagCTGGAGGCAAATGCCCACTTCTCTGTCTTCTACCAGTGGATCAAG AGTGCTGGCATCACTCTTCCTACCGACAGCCGAGTCACAGCCCTGGTGCCCTCTGAGTCTGCCATCCGTAGGCTGAGCCCCGAGGACCAGGCCTTCTGGCTGCAGCCGAGGATGCTGCCGCACCTGGTCAG GGCCCATTTTCTCCAGGGTGCCCTCTCTGAGGAGGAGCTGGCCCGGCTGGCTGGGCAGGATGTGGCCACCCTGAGCCCCACCACACGCTGGGAGATTCACAACATCAGTGGG AGGGTCTGGGTGCAGAATGCCAGCATGGATGTGGCTGACCTCCTTGCCACCAACGGTGTCCTACATGTCCTCAGCCAG GTCTTACTGCCTCCGAGAGGGGACGCACTGCACGGGCAGGGGTTGCTGCAGCAGCTAGACTCGGTGCCTGCCTTCCACCTCTTCCGGGAGCTGCTGCAG CACCACAGGCTGGTGCCCCAGATTGAGGCGGCCACGGCCTACACCATCTTCGTGCCCACAAACCGTTCTCTGGAGGCCCAGGGAAACAGCAGCATCCTG GATGCAGACACGGTGCGACATCATGTGATCCTGGGGGAAGCCCTCTCCACAGAATCCCTACAGAAAGGGGGACACCGCAACTCTCTCCTGGGCCCTGCCCACTGGCTCGTCTTCTACAATCATAGCGGCCAG CCTGAGGTGAACCACATGCCGCTGGAAGGCCCTGTGCTGGAGGCCCCTGGCCGCTCATTGTTTGGCCTGTCGGGGGTCCTGACTGTGGGCTCAAGCCGCTGCCTGCATAGCCACGCCGAGTCCCTGCGG GAGAAATGCATAAACTGCACCCGGAAATTCCGCTGCACTCAGGGCTTCCAGCTGGAG AACACTCCCAGGAAGAGCTGTGTCTACCGATCTGGCTACTCATTCTCCCGGGGCTGTTCTTACACTTGTGCCAAGAAGATCCAG GTGCCTGACTGCTGCCCTGGCTTCTTCGGCACGCTGTGTGAGCCGTGCCCCGGGGGACTGGGTGGTGTGTGCTCGGGCCACGGGCAGTGCCAGGACCGGCTCCTGGGCAGTGGAGAGTGCCACTGCCACGAGGGCTTCCATGGAACAGCCTGTGAGATGTGTGAGCTGGGCCGCTATGGGCCCACCTGTGCCGGAG TCTGTGACTGTGCCCATGGGCTGTGCCAGGAGGGGCTCCAAGGGGATGGAAGCTGTGTCTGTCATGCGGGCTGGCAGGGCCCCCGCTGTGACCAGA AGATCAGCGGCCCTCAATGCCCAAAGAAGTGCGATCCCAATGCCAA CTGCGTACAGGACTCGGCTACAGCCCCGGCCTGTGTCTGTGCTGCGGGCTACTCAGGCGACGGCGTCCACTGTTCAG AGGTGGACCCTTGTGCCCGTGACCACGGGGGCTGTTCCCCTCACGCCAACTGTACCAAGGTGGCGCCTGGGCAGCGGACGTGCACCTGCCAGGATGGCTACACAGGAGATGGGGAGCTGTGCCAGG AAGTTAACAGCTGTCTCATCCACCACGGGGGCTGCCACATGCATGCTGAATGTATCCCTACAGGCCCCCAGCAG GTCTCCTGCAGCTGCCGTGAGGGTTACAGTGGGGATGGCATCCGGACCTGTGAACTCCTGGACCCTTGCTCCCAG AGTAACGGAGGCTGCAGCCCCTATGCTGTGTGTAAAAGCACAGGGGATGGCCAGAGGACGTGTACCTGTGACGCAGCCCACACCGTGGGTGATGGCTTCACCTGCCGTGCCCGAGTTGGCCTG GAGCTCCTTCGGGACAGGCATGCCTCATTCTTCAGCCTCCACCTCCTG GAATACAAGGAGCTCAAGGGCGATGGGCCTTTCACAGTCTTTGTGCCTCGCGCAGATCTAATGAGCAACCTGTCGCAG GATGAGCTGGCCCCGATTCGCGCCCACCGCCAGCTTGTGTTCCGCTACCACGTGGTCGGCTGCCGGCAGCTGAGGAGCCAGGAGCTGCTGGACGAGGGCTACGTCACCACGCTCTCAGGGCACACGCTGCGCATCCACGAGAGGGAG ggcagcATCTATCTCAATGACTTCGCCCGTGTGGTGAGCAGTGACCACGAGGCTGTGAATGGCGTGCTGCACTTCATCGACCAAGTCCTGCTGCCGCCGGACGTGTTATACTGGAAGCCTGATGTTGCCCCTGTCCTGCGG AGAAACGTCACCGCTGCTGCTGAGAGCTTTGGTTACAAGATCTTCAGCGGCCTCGTGAAG GTGGCTGGCCTCCTGCCCCTGCTTCAGGATGCGGCCCACAGGCCCCTCACAATGCTGTGGCCCACAGACTCTGCCCTGCAAGCCCTGCCACCTGATCGCCAGGCCTGGCTGTACCATGAAGACCACCGTGACAAGCTGGCAGCCATTCTGCGGGGCCATGTGATTCGCAACATTGAG GCCTTGGCATCTGACTTGCCCAACCTGGGCCCACTCCGCACCATGCATGGGACCCCCATCTCCTTCTCCTGCAGCCGTGTCCGGCCG GGTGAGCTCACCGTGGGTGAGGAGGATGCCCGCATCATGCAGCGGCACCTTCCCTTTGAGGGTGGCCTGGCCTATGGCATCGACCAGCTGCTGGAGCCACCTGGCCTTGGTGCCCGCTGTGACCGCTTTGAGACTCGACCTCTGCGGCTG AAGATCTGTAGCATTTGCGGGCTAGAACCGCCTTGTCCTGAGGGCTCACGGGAGCAG GGCAGTCCTGAGACCTGCTGGCGGTACTACTCAAAGTTCTGGACGTCCCCTCCACTGCACTCCTTGGCACTGCGCAGCATTTGGGCCCGGTCTAGCCTCTGGGGTCAGCCCCAAGGCCTGGGCAGGGGCTGCCACCGCAACTGTGTCACCACCACCTGGAAGCCCAGCTGCTGCCCTGGTCACTATGGCAGCGAGTGCCGAG CTTGCCCTGGTGGCGCCAGCAGCCCCTGTGGTGGTCACGGCGTGTGCATGGACGGCATGAGTGGCAGCGGGCAGTGCCAGTGCCATTCGAGGTTTACAGGGACAGCGTGTGAACTCTGTGCCTCGGGTGCCTTTGGGCCCCAGTGCCAAG CCTGCCGCTGCACCTCCCATGGCCGCTGTGACGAGGGCCTTGGGGGCTCTGGCTCCTGCTTCTGTGATGAGGGCTGGACCGGGCCAAGCTGTGAGGTGCAGCTGA AGCTGCAGCCCGTGTGTGCCCCGCCCTGTGCGCCCGAGGCCGCGTGCCGTGCGGGCAACAGCTGTGAGTGCGGCCTGGGCTATGAAGGGGATGGCCGCTCGTGCACAG TGGCGGACCTGTGCGGGGATGGGCGTGGCGGCTGCAGCGAGCACGCCACCTGCAGCCAAGCAGGCACAGTGGTCACCTGCACCTGCCTGCCCGCCTACGAGGGCGACGGCTGGAGCTGCCGGACCCGCGACCCCTGTGCGGACGGCCACCGTGGGGGCTGCAGCGAGCACGCCGACTGCTTGAACACAGGCCCG AACACGAGGCGCTGTGTGTGCCATGCTGGCTACGTGGGTGATGGACTGCAGTGTCTGGAGGAGCCTGAGCCGCCCGTGGACCGCTGCCTGGGCCAGCCACCACCCTGTCACGTGGATGCTGTGTGCACTGACCTCCACTTCCAGG agAAACAGGCTGGTGTCTTCCACCTCCAGGCCCCCAGCGGCCCTTACGGCCTGAACTTCTCAGAGGCCGAGGCAGCGTGTGGGGCCCAGGGAGCTGTTCTTGCTTCTCTCCCTCAGCTCTCTGCTGCCCAGAAG CTCGGCTTCCACCTGTGCCGTGTGGGCTGGCTGGCCAACGGCTCGGCTGCCCACCCAGTCGTCTTCCCTGCGGCAGACTGCGGTGGTGGACAGGTGGGTGTCATCAGCCTGGGCCTCCGGAAGAACCACTCAGAGCGCTGGGACACCTACTGCTACCGCGAGCAAG ATGTGGCCTGCCGGTGCCGCCAAGGCTTTGTGGGTGATGGGACAAGCGTCTGCAATGGGAAGCTGCTCGACGTACTGGCTGCCACAGCCAACTTCTCCACCTTCTATGGG ATGCTGCTTGGCTATGCCAATGCCACCCCTCGGGGTCTGGACTTCCTGGACTTCCTGGACGATGAGCTCACCTATAAGACACTCTTTGTCCCTGTTAATGAAGGCTTCGTGGACAACATG ACGCTGAGTGGCCCAGACCTGGAGCTGCATGCCTCCAACACCACCTTCCTGAGCACCAATGCCAGCCAGGATACTGTGCTCCCCGCCCACTCGGGCCTCAGCCTCTTCTTCAGTGCTGTGGGCCCTGACAACAATTCCTGGGGCCCTGTG GCCCCAGGGGCGGTTGTGGTTAGCCACGTCGTCGTGTGGGACATCATGGCATTCAACGGCATCATCCATGCTCTGGCCAGGCCCCTTCTGGCTCCCCTACAACCT CAGGCAGTGGTGGCGCCTGAGGGTCCACCCGTGGTGGCAGGTGTGGGGGCTGTAGTGGCTGCTGGAGCACTGCTTGGCCTAGTGGCTGGGGCCTTCTACCTCCGTGCCCGAGGCCAGGCCACGGGCTTTGGCTTCTCCACCTTCCAG GCAGAAGATGATGCTGAGAATGACTTCTCCCCATGGCAGGAAGGAACCAGCCCAACCCTGGTCTCTGTTCCCAACCCCGTCTTCGGCAGCCCTGATGCCTTTTGTGAGCCCTTCGAT GACTCACTCCTGGAGGAGGACTTCCCGGACACCCAGCGGATCCTCACGGTCAAGTGA